The following coding sequences are from one Epilithonimonas vandammei window:
- the purD gene encoding phosphoribosylamine--glycine ligase has product MRLLIVGNGGRASALALKLSEDSRITKMFFAPGNATTEKLGENINETDIIVLRDFAIKNKVDLTIVGPEKPLVEGIVDEFKKVDLKVFGPAKKAASLEGSKAFSKKFMKTYGIKTAESVTFDSYADAKEYLQNQTFPIVIKASGLAGGKGVVIAEDLEEAEGTIHDFMIKRIFGDAGIQVIIEEFLQGFEASIIGVSNGDKIFPFVPAKDYKKVGNGDKGPNTGGMGSAAPSPEFKDEHFQDFLQNIMNPTVQGLKTEGLSFKGFIFFGLMVTKNGTYLLEYNMRLGDPETQVLLPLLENNLVDVIEDCLQGKELELKFKNQKAVCLVVCSGGYPQNHETGYEITGAEKVKNSTLLYAGADYRGGKVVSTGGRVLNLVALGDTFEEARKKVYEDANIVDFDYGFFRDDIAKF; this is encoded by the coding sequence ATGAGATTACTTATTGTAGGAAATGGTGGGCGTGCTTCGGCTCTGGCGCTTAAGCTAAGTGAAGACAGCAGAATTACAAAAATGTTTTTTGCTCCTGGCAACGCCACTACCGAAAAACTAGGAGAAAATATCAACGAGACGGATATCATCGTACTTAGAGATTTTGCAATCAAGAACAAAGTAGATTTGACGATTGTTGGTCCAGAAAAACCTCTTGTAGAAGGAATCGTAGATGAGTTCAAAAAAGTTGACCTCAAGGTTTTTGGTCCTGCAAAAAAAGCGGCTTCATTAGAAGGAAGTAAAGCATTTTCTAAGAAGTTTATGAAAACTTACGGAATCAAAACAGCGGAGTCTGTAACCTTTGATTCTTACGCAGATGCTAAAGAATATCTTCAAAACCAAACATTCCCAATTGTTATCAAAGCAAGCGGTCTGGCTGGTGGAAAAGGTGTTGTGATTGCAGAAGATTTGGAAGAAGCAGAAGGAACGATTCACGATTTTATGATTAAAAGAATTTTCGGCGATGCTGGGATTCAGGTGATAATAGAAGAATTTTTACAAGGTTTCGAAGCTTCAATTATTGGAGTTTCCAACGGAGATAAGATTTTCCCTTTCGTTCCTGCAAAAGATTATAAAAAAGTAGGAAACGGAGACAAAGGTCCAAACACAGGCGGAATGGGTTCTGCGGCGCCAAGTCCAGAATTCAAAGACGAGCATTTCCAAGATTTTCTTCAGAATATAATGAATCCAACAGTTCAAGGTCTTAAAACAGAAGGTCTTAGTTTCAAAGGGTTTATTTTCTTCGGATTAATGGTGACCAAAAATGGGACTTACCTTCTTGAATACAATATGAGATTAGGCGACCCAGAAACTCAGGTTCTTTTACCTCTTTTGGAGAACAATTTGGTAGATGTTATCGAGGATTGTCTTCAAGGAAAAGAATTGGAACTGAAATTCAAAAATCAAAAAGCAGTTTGTTTGGTGGTTTGTTCTGGAGGTTATCCTCAGAATCACGAGACTGGCTACGAGATAACAGGAGCAGAAAAAGTTAAGAACAGCACATTGCTTTATGCAGGTGCAGATTACCGAGGAGGAAAAGTAGTTTCCACAGGCGGTCGAGTTCTGAATCTTGTAGCACTTGGAGACACATTCGAAGAAGCTCGCAAGAAAGTTTACGAAGACGCTAATATTGTGGACTTTGACTACGGATTTTTCCGAGACGATATTGCGAAATTTTAA
- a CDS encoding pirin family protein has protein sequence MKTVYHSAESRGYANHGWLKSHHSFSFANYHNSERNHFGVLRVLNDDYVEGGMGFGRHPHRDMEIISIPLEGDLRHGDNMGNSGIIKRGDIQVMSAGTGIMHSEENATQQPVKFLQIWIIPNKTDVTPRYDQINIEENSVKNDFQQILSPNQDDAGVWIHQDAWFNLARFDKGFSKEYKIKKEGNGVYVFVIKGKAKIGDQILNDRDGFGIWDAESFVLEAEENSEILLMEVPMELPK, from the coding sequence ATGAAAACAGTATATCACAGCGCAGAAAGCAGAGGTTACGCTAACCACGGTTGGCTGAAAAGTCATCATAGTTTTAGCTTTGCCAATTATCACAATTCGGAAAGAAATCATTTCGGAGTTTTGAGAGTTTTGAATGACGATTACGTAGAAGGCGGAATGGGATTCGGGAGACATCCACACCGCGATATGGAAATTATTTCAATTCCTTTGGAAGGTGATTTGCGTCACGGCGATAATATGGGCAATTCCGGAATTATCAAAAGAGGAGATATTCAAGTAATGTCAGCCGGAACCGGAATAATGCACAGCGAAGAAAATGCAACGCAACAACCTGTGAAATTCTTGCAAATCTGGATTATCCCAAACAAAACAGATGTGACGCCAAGATATGACCAAATCAACATTGAGGAAAACTCAGTCAAAAATGATTTTCAGCAGATTCTTTCGCCAAATCAAGATGATGCAGGCGTTTGGATTCATCAGGATGCTTGGTTCAATTTAGCAAGATTTGATAAAGGTTTCTCTAAGGAATATAAAATCAAAAAAGAAGGAAACGGAGTCTATGTTTTTGTCATCAAAGGAAAAGCAAAAATTGGCGACCAAATCCTTAATGACAGAGACGGTTTCGGGATTTGGGATGCAGAAAGTTTTGTTTTGGAAGCAGAAGAAAATTCAGAAATATTATTGATGGAAGTCCCAATGGAATTGCCAAAATAA
- the dusB gene encoding tRNA dihydrouridine synthase DusB, producing the protein MVKIGNIELPDFPLLLAPMEDVSDPPFRKLCKMHGADLMYSEFISSEGLIRDAIKSRKKLDIFDYERPVGIQIFGGDEEAMAMSARIVETVEPDLVDINFGCPVKKVVCKGAGAGVLKDIDLMVRLTKAVVSSTHLPVTVKTRLGWDNDSINIDEVAERLQDVGIKALTIHARTRAQMYKGEADWEHISRIKNNPNIEIPIFGNGDVDSPEKALEYKNKYNCDGIMIGRGAIGYPWIFNEIKHFFETGEILPEPTIAERLEAVKNHALWSVEWKGERPGIVEMRQHYSNYFRGIPHFKEFKTKFLQALTLEQIDEVIEETKHFYQENVI; encoded by the coding sequence ATGGTAAAAATTGGCAACATAGAACTTCCTGACTTTCCGCTTTTGCTGGCGCCCATGGAAGATGTAAGTGACCCACCGTTCAGAAAATTGTGTAAAATGCACGGCGCAGATTTGATGTATTCCGAGTTTATTTCTTCGGAAGGATTGATTCGTGATGCGATAAAGAGTCGTAAAAAGCTCGATATTTTCGATTATGAAAGACCTGTGGGAATCCAGATTTTTGGTGGTGATGAAGAAGCAATGGCAATGTCAGCCAGAATTGTGGAGACTGTAGAACCAGATTTGGTGGATATTAATTTCGGTTGTCCAGTAAAAAAAGTCGTTTGCAAAGGCGCCGGAGCTGGCGTTTTGAAAGATATCGATTTGATGGTGAGATTAACGAAAGCTGTTGTCAGTTCTACACATTTGCCAGTTACTGTAAAAACGCGATTAGGCTGGGATAATGATTCAATCAATATTGATGAAGTGGCCGAAAGACTACAGGATGTCGGAATCAAAGCCTTAACCATCCACGCCAGAACACGTGCTCAAATGTACAAAGGCGAAGCAGATTGGGAACATATCTCAAGAATCAAAAACAATCCGAATATTGAGATTCCGATCTTTGGGAACGGCGATGTTGATTCTCCTGAAAAAGCTTTGGAATATAAAAACAAATATAACTGTGATGGAATAATGATTGGTCGTGGTGCTATTGGTTATCCATGGATTTTCAACGAAATCAAACATTTTTTTGAGACTGGAGAAATTCTTCCTGAGCCAACTATTGCAGAAAGATTGGAAGCTGTGAAAAACCACGCACTTTGGTCTGTGGAATGGAAAGGCGAACGTCCCGGAATTGTGGAAATGAGACAACATTACAGCAATTATTTCCGTGGTATTCCGCATTTTAAAGAATTCAAGACTAAGTTTCTTCAGGCTTTGACGCTTGAACAAATTGATGAAGTTATTGAAGAGACGAAGCATTTTTATCAGGAAAATGTGATTTAA
- a CDS encoding M1 family metallopeptidase: MKKALLFAILISGVSQAQMFEDPKPTKVDTLKGSNTEFRNFWDVKKYDIVLEPNFEAKSIKGSNKISLTIEKDILNPVFQIDLQSPMKADKITASFPIADKKTDGDFIFISTKKKFKKGEKYTIDIDYSGNPVIAKHAPWDGGWMFTKDKNGNPWMTAADEGIGASIWLPVKDIWSDEPDNGITFKIITPKDLVGVGNGKLIKEENLGDKKSWLWEVKSPINDYSIIPSIGKYVNFKDTFDGEKGKLDLDYWVLDYNLDKAKKQFEQVKPMMKAFEYWFGPYPFYEDSYKLVESPHLGMEHQSNVAYGNKYQNGYLGRDLSGTGIGLKWDYIIIHETGHEWFANNITAKDQADMWIHESFTTYSETLFVDYVFGKADGNKYLQGLRGNIQNDKPIIGTYGIRNEGSGDMYPKGANMIHTIRQVINNDEKFRQILRGLNKDFYHQTVTASQIQNYFSEKSGIDLKSIFDQYLTTIKIPTLEYKQNGNQLTYKWTNVVPNLKLPIRLADGQELKPTEEWQTATLKSSDELKVDANYYIFTKKINP; the protein is encoded by the coding sequence ATGAAAAAAGCCTTACTTTTTGCGATATTAATCTCCGGTGTTTCTCAAGCGCAGATGTTCGAAGACCCAAAACCCACCAAAGTTGATACATTAAAAGGTTCTAATACAGAATTCAGGAACTTTTGGGATGTGAAGAAATATGACATTGTTCTGGAGCCGAACTTTGAAGCGAAAAGTATAAAAGGAAGTAATAAAATCAGTTTAACGATTGAGAAAGATATTTTGAATCCTGTTTTTCAAATCGACCTTCAAAGTCCGATGAAAGCTGACAAAATCACAGCGAGTTTTCCTATCGCTGATAAAAAAACAGACGGCGATTTTATTTTTATTTCTACCAAAAAGAAATTCAAAAAAGGAGAAAAATATACGATTGATATTGATTATTCCGGAAATCCTGTGATTGCAAAACACGCCCCTTGGGATGGTGGATGGATGTTTACCAAAGACAAAAACGGAAATCCGTGGATGACTGCGGCTGACGAAGGAATTGGCGCGAGCATTTGGCTTCCTGTAAAAGATATTTGGAGTGATGAGCCAGATAACGGAATTACTTTCAAAATCATCACGCCAAAAGATCTGGTGGGTGTAGGCAACGGAAAATTAATCAAAGAAGAAAATCTGGGCGATAAAAAATCCTGGCTTTGGGAAGTGAAAAGTCCGATTAACGATTATTCCATCATTCCATCCATTGGGAAATATGTGAATTTCAAAGATACTTTTGACGGCGAAAAAGGAAAATTGGATTTGGACTATTGGGTTTTGGATTATAACCTTGATAAAGCTAAAAAGCAATTTGAGCAAGTAAAACCAATGATGAAAGCCTTTGAATATTGGTTTGGACCATACCCTTTTTATGAGGATTCTTATAAATTGGTGGAATCACCACATCTTGGGATGGAACACCAAAGCAATGTTGCTTACGGAAACAAATATCAAAATGGCTATCTCGGAAGAGACCTTTCCGGAACAGGAATTGGTCTGAAGTGGGACTACATCATCATCCACGAAACGGGACACGAATGGTTTGCGAACAACATCACAGCAAAAGACCAGGCAGATATGTGGATTCACGAGAGTTTCACCACTTATTCCGAAACCTTGTTTGTGGACTATGTTTTTGGGAAAGCCGATGGTAACAAATATCTGCAAGGTTTAAGAGGCAATATCCAAAACGATAAACCAATCATCGGAACATACGGAATCCGAAATGAAGGCAGCGGCGATATGTATCCAAAAGGTGCGAATATGATTCATACGATTCGTCAGGTGATTAATAATGATGAGAAATTTCGTCAGATTCTGAGAGGTTTGAATAAGGATTTTTATCATCAGACTGTAACCGCATCACAAATTCAGAATTATTTTTCTGAAAAATCAGGCATTGATTTGAAATCAATTTTCGACCAATATCTTACGACCATCAAAATCCCAACTTTGGAATATAAACAGAATGGAAATCAACTAACTTACAAGTGGACAAATGTAGTTCCGAATCTGAAACTTCCAATCAGACTGGCTGATGGACAGGAATTGAAGCCAACGGAAGAGTGGCAAACAGCAACACTTAAATCTTCTGATGAGTTGAAAGTAGACGCTAATTATTATATTTTTACGAAGAAAATCAACCCATAA
- the guaA gene encoding glutamine-hydrolyzing GMP synthase → MQNGIIILDFGSQYNQLIGRRIREMEVYSEIVPFNTPLSEILEKKPKGIILSGGPSSVNAENAHLVEKELYEQGIPVLGICYGMQLTAHLLGGKVAKGEKGEYGKAHLEIVKENELLKGVYQNSIVWMSHFDEVAELPEGFELNAKSGVIASISNPDKKIYCVQFHPEVSHTEEGGKMLENFVFGICKADKNWKLTNYIEKTVAEIKEKVGTQKVILGLSGGVDSSVAAVLIHKAIGDQLNCIFVDTGLLRKDEGKKVMENYGKHFDMNIKMVDASERFLSKLAGIGDPEEKRKIIGNEFVYVFDEESKQIEGAKFLAQGTIYPDVIESQSVKGPSAVIKSHHNVGGLPEEMEFELLEPLRELFKDEVRKVGEELGIPHELVYRHPFPGPGLGIRVLGEVDAEKVRILQEADDIFIEELYKNDLYEKVSQAFVVLLPVKSVGVMGDERTYEYTAVVRSANTIDFMTATWSRLPYEFLDTVSSRIINEVRGINRVAYDISSKPPATIEWE, encoded by the coding sequence ATGCAAAACGGAATTATCATTTTAGACTTCGGTTCACAGTACAACCAACTCATTGGAAGAAGAATCCGTGAAATGGAAGTCTATTCGGAAATAGTACCATTCAACACGCCATTATCAGAAATTCTTGAAAAAAAACCAAAAGGAATTATCCTTTCAGGAGGTCCAAGTTCTGTAAACGCAGAAAATGCACATCTCGTAGAAAAAGAACTATATGAACAAGGAATTCCGGTTTTAGGAATCTGCTACGGAATGCAATTGACTGCACATCTTTTGGGCGGAAAAGTCGCAAAAGGTGAAAAAGGCGAATATGGAAAAGCACATTTGGAAATCGTTAAAGAAAACGAATTGTTGAAAGGAGTTTACCAAAATTCAATTGTTTGGATGAGCCATTTTGATGAGGTTGCAGAATTGCCGGAAGGTTTTGAACTCAATGCAAAATCCGGAGTGATTGCTTCCATTTCTAATCCCGATAAAAAAATCTACTGCGTACAGTTTCATCCCGAAGTCTCTCACACGGAAGAAGGCGGAAAAATGTTGGAGAACTTCGTATTCGGAATCTGTAAAGCTGACAAAAACTGGAAATTGACAAACTATATCGAGAAAACTGTTGCAGAAATCAAAGAAAAAGTGGGAACTCAAAAAGTGATTCTTGGACTTTCCGGTGGCGTAGATTCTTCAGTAGCGGCAGTTTTGATTCACAAAGCAATCGGTGACCAACTGAATTGTATTTTTGTAGATACCGGACTTTTGAGAAAAGACGAAGGCAAAAAAGTTATGGAAAATTACGGAAAGCACTTCGATATGAATATCAAAATGGTAGATGCTTCCGAAAGATTTCTTTCAAAATTAGCCGGAATCGGTGACCCTGAAGAAAAACGTAAAATCATAGGTAATGAGTTTGTTTATGTTTTCGATGAAGAATCAAAACAAATCGAAGGAGCAAAATTCTTGGCTCAAGGAACAATCTATCCAGATGTTATCGAATCTCAATCTGTGAAAGGCCCTTCAGCAGTTATCAAATCCCATCACAATGTAGGCGGGCTTCCCGAAGAAATGGAATTCGAATTATTGGAACCTTTGAGGGAATTGTTCAAAGATGAAGTGAGAAAAGTAGGCGAGGAATTGGGAATTCCGCACGAATTGGTTTACAGACATCCGTTTCCTGGACCTGGATTAGGAATCCGAGTTTTGGGCGAAGTAGATGCAGAAAAAGTAAGAATCCTTCAGGAAGCTGACGATATCTTCATCGAGGAATTGTATAAAAACGATTTGTATGAGAAAGTATCTCAAGCATTCGTAGTTCTTCTTCCTGTAAAATCTGTAGGTGTAATGGGAGACGAAAGAACTTATGAATACACAGCCGTTGTTCGTTCAGCTAATACGATTGATTTTATGACCGCAACTTGGAGTAGATTACCTTACGAGTTTTTGGATACAGTTTCCAGCAGAATTATCAATGAAGTGAGAGGAATCAACAGAGTGGCTTATGATATCAGTTCAAAACCGCCTGCAACGATTGAGTGGGAGTAA